A single region of the Anopheles funestus chromosome X, idAnoFuneDA-416_04, whole genome shotgun sequence genome encodes:
- the LOC125766077 gene encoding uncharacterized protein LOC125766077, whose amino-acid sequence MKIILLIAVLLPLASYAKPATTSLDPTDLADVELAEDVSRIKRSGFGGSGSFDLLSGLKKTLLSGIGSASASLVAGSSSSSLSSGSGHGSSGGSSSYGSSGHSYEKPHEDTHFDGWSLKKSILNTLFQAVKAITGGVTAIKGQLIKGSGYLVSGAGKLIASGGDAVTGVGKKIALSAHLIPPKHASHPFAKLSGILSSSSSGLSGLSGTSSSSSSSSGHHHGDASGESFTSYEGPTSYGHDSSHSALSGPSGPSYIPPSKSSHKSPSINSYGADLDDHHHHGGSYVSAGKYGHSTDVSHHQQEHHHDHFPTGYAKGHTNVVEATDVLRQILNQKIPHHTDGLPKKVIAQYEIPSDSNPPPFKPMKGGYLPPSIYGLPAGPIDSVTHSHSITTSFGAGGYPKLLSATHVESDPGLPSSYDIYRSMALKHGHGGDKGFHHDSLVNPRSREVDHSASGISYELLPPKSSSSGELVHEQQLRDLTKQLGNGIEVQKSLAYEIADPSTTHQHHKRRSDETTDTTTDQDAVKPQSTNT is encoded by the exons ATCATTCTGCTGATCGCTGTGTTGCTGCCGTTAGCATCCTACGCCAAACCTGCCACCACGAGCCTGGACCCGACCGACCTTGCCGACGTGGAGCTGGCGGAGGACGTGTCGCGAATCAAACGGTCCGGGTTCGGTGGTAGCGGTTCGTTTGATTTACTGTCCGGTCTCAAGAAG ACACTGCTGTCGGGTATTGGATCCGCTTCGGCATCGTTGGTTGCGGGCAGCAGCAGCTCATCGCTGAGCTCCGGTTCGGGACACGGAAGTAGCGGCGGTAGCTCCAGCTATGGTTCATCTGGCCATTCGTACGAAAAGCCGCAC GAGGACACACACTTCGATGGTTGGTCGCTGAAAAAATCGATCCTGAACACGCTGTTCCAGGCGGTGAAAGCCATCACCGGCGGTGTGACGGCGATCAAGGGCCAGCTGATCAAGGGTTCCGGTTATCTGGTGAGCGGTGCGGGCAAACTGATCGCCTCCGGTGGTGATGCGGTGACCGGCGTCGGTAAAAAGATTGCCCTGTCGGCCCATCTCATCCCGCCGAAACATGCGTCCCATCCGTTTGCCAAGCTGAGCGGTATCctgtcatcgtcgtcgtccggCCTGTCCGGTCTGTCCGGCACATCGtcctcatcctcatcctcCTCCGGTCATCATCATGGTGATGCGTCGGGTgaaa GCTTTACCAGCTACGAAGGACCGACCAGCTACGGGCACGACTCCTCCCACAGTGCACTGAGTGGTCCGTCCGGTCCGTCCTATATACCACCATCAAAGAGCTCGCACAAGTCACCCTCGATCAACTCGTACGGTGCGGATCTGGacgaccaccatcatcacggTGGCAGCTATGTGTCCGCCGGCAAGTACGGTCACTCTACCGACG TATCGCACCATCAGCAGGAGCACCATCACGATCACTTCCCGACCGGGTACGCTAAAGGCCACACGAACGTGGTCGAAGCGACGGACGTACTGCGGCAGATACTGAACCAGAAGATACCGCACCATACGGATGGGTTACCGAAGAAGGTTATTGCCCAATACGAGATACCGTCCGACTCGAATCCACCGCCATTCAAACCGATGAAGGGTGGTTATCTGCCACCGTCGATCTACGGTTTACCGGCcggtccgatcgattccgtCACGCATTCGCACTCGATCACTACCTCGTTCGGAGCGGGCGGCTACCCGAAGTTACTCTCGGCGACACACGTGGAGAGTGATCCCGGGCTTCCCAGCTCGTACGATATTTACCGCTCGATGGCACTGAAACATGGGCACGGTGGCGATAAGGGTTTTCATCACGATTCGCTCGTTAATCCACGTTCGCGTGAGGTAGATCACAGTGCGAGCGGTATATCGTACGAGCTGCTACCGCCAAAGTCATCCTCCTCCGGCGAGCTGGTACACGAGCAGCAGTTGCGCGACCTAACGAAACAGCTCGGCAACGGGATCGAGGTGCAGAAGTCTCTCGCGTACGAGATCGCTGACCCATCGACGACGCACCAGCATCACAAGCGACGCTCGGATGAAACGACGGACACGACAACTGACCAGGACGCTGTCAAGCCGCAGAGTACCAACACGTAG